A stretch of DNA from Acropora palmata chromosome 12, jaAcrPala1.3, whole genome shotgun sequence:
ACAGATGGAGCACGAAAGCAGAGCAATACTGATTCTAAGCTATGATGTAGTGGTTGAATTATCAGTAAGAATGCGCAATTAAGCATTAGTGAttgaattggttaatgaattTCGACTTTTATGCCACCGATAGAGGTGAAGGAGATCACTGTGAATTAAATCTCTGTCGTTTTTTTGTACCATCCATACAACAATCATGACTAATTTAACTCATTTTTCATGACAAATTTTTAGTGTTCTAAtgatattgttttttgtttgtttgtttttttttcattgcaacGACAAAATATTAGTTTGTAACTCCCCATGTCCATCATTTGGTCATGCAGCCCTTTTGTAGTCCAAAAAAATTGAGCAAAGTAACATTCTCAcagtcattaataattcatgaagaaaaaacaaaggaaatcactgcGCCTCGTCTTTTCAACCCACTTGTCAGTGTTCGGATATCTGACGAAACATTCTTCCTCGTGTTTGATTTATTACGTGTAACACACTGCTTTGATCAAATTGTTTGGACCCAATTTGGACTTTTTGCTAATTATCctttaaatgttttatttaGTCCAGGAGGATACAATTTTAACAGCAGCGCCTCAATTCTTATTTTTACTACTGTTGTAcgattttttaaattttctatcTCGTCGGTTATCTTTCTTTTGGATCCTGTGTTAATATTGCCGCCTATGACgcacaaaacacaaacaatcCGGTGAACTTAATATCACACGTGAAAGTAACAAGTTATCAAAACAGGATCGTCGTTGCTATGGCTAAATGATGAATTTTAAACCAATGGGCATCATTTTACAAACTCCagctaaatttatgcatcGCGCGAGTAAAACATGAAGAAATATAACTAGAATTTGCTAAAAGCAAGTGGTGCAGGGCTACtcgtgaaaagaaaaaaatgaaagtaattCTGAACTTGCGACTATTCATGAatgaagaaagcaaaagataACAAGGAGAAGCCTACAAACTGATTGTACGTCGAAGACCGCCTCGATCTGTAATTTAGCATGACTGTCTTACAAAACAGAATATTTACGTTCCTTTTACTCTTGGTGATTTCATGATGTTGAAGTACATGCCAGATTACCCTTGCATGTCAACAATCGTTGTTTACAAAGTCAAGTTCTATCTATAAAATGTCAAGCTTTTACGATGAAGTAAGGCTAAAGTGAAGTCCGGTATTTCCCTCTGTCAGTGTTTCATCCCCTGTACTTGTTTCTTGTTGCAGACAACTACAGCTAATGTAACAAAAGACATTGGTAGTTTACAAAAcctgccatcttgttttcatattAGTAGGTTCAAGAGCATAacaagcattcattgtcaacgcccataaagaaaacatttcaacaatCACAAAATGCTTTCAGCGAGCGCTAGGATTTCTTGAAGTGTACCTGATTAAGACAAGAGTATGATCGTGTAGAACTACGGCTTAAAGTTCGCTGAATTACTAGGGGTGTGTTATTTTCGGAAAATCCGAAAACGGATTATTCATCCAAGGTTACTTGGATTATAATGATCCGTTTTCTTTTCggattttcccaaaaaaaaaaaagcatcttTGGTAAGTGTTGCTTTGTAAAGTCAAATGGCGATTTATTTGTTGGTGGAAATATTTATCAAGGTGCCGATCGCCTTAGCGACGTTCGAAGGgaataaaatttgcttttacGAGCTCTGCTGTGCGAAAGGTCGTTGTACCTCTTGTCACGGTGCTTGGGCATTGCTTGTCACGGTGCTTGGGCATCAagtatataaaaaaaatatagaattaaaggacaagggcgaaaatgaaaacacgaagaatagCGGAGTGGTGAAAGATCGTTTTCTAGAAGTGtacgaatgaaaaaaaattgcaagcaAACTTAGAAGAGTACGACAACGATGTTCTCGACCAACGACTGTCGCAGTTctaagcattcagaaattcagtaattttgccttctatgttattaacaagtaatcgcaatggatcctcgtaaaattaaggattaatatcacttgtgttttcagaagttgccgtcgtaaaattaaggattaatatcacgctTGTTtccagcaacttctgaaaacatgcgtgatattaatccttaattttactcgccccCATGCGGTTACCTACAATAAATTAGACTCATTATTCATTTCCGGCCGCGTGCGTGACCATGGGATTAATTGCGCCCATAGGAGGTGAAcgtcattaaaaaaaaaagacagggattctatgactgcatgtagcttactgcgcCCGTTAATACTTACACAACCCtccaagttaatttttttcattagtgGCCAATTGGCGaccattttttttggtttagtCGCCAAAGGATTTTTTTAGGCACCAAAATATATTCATTCCTTTCATTTccataaaccaaaaaaaggtaaacaaaaaATCAGCGTTGGAGATTGCATTGAATACTTTTTGCTTTATCATCGGTGGAGACATTTAGAGCGGTGATTGTATTGGCGTGAACACCTTAAATATGTCTGGAATATTTACTGTGTTGTAACCAATCACAGGCGAGATCTTGACACCACAGAAACCAAGGGCAACGAACGGTTTCCTATCTGTCAcggaataaattattttcgttttgtttcaaCATTCAGTCTTTTTACAAGTAAACAATTGCTTTCCCCTCCTATTTTTTTACAGTATATGCTATAATAGCGAAGAATACAGGTTTGAGCGATTCTGAAATAAATTACAAAGCGGATGTGCCGGGCCGGCGCACGCGACAGTTTGGCGCGcgaattttcaaactttttgtAACGATCGAAAGTTACGCCTGATCGCAGGGTACAATGTTGCAAGGTAAGAAGCTAGAGTTTTCTGATTTCCATTGCTTCGCGGCTATTGCACATCTATGTGTGAGCGAGATTTACTATTTtggtaatttatttatttttaaacattcCAGACATATCCTAGGTGTTCACGCCAATATAATTGTGTTTCGTCTGTTGTGTTCGTCTGTAATGGTGGCATTATTTAACAACGATTCAACTGCGTGTCGGTTTAGTGTTACTCACatgcattttgaaattttccatGTCGACTTTCACTTCCTgcttttccatttattttaacccgaaaatatgtatttatttgctttataACTGTCTTTCCAAATTAGCCACACATACGGTTTCCGAgggcaaattaaaaaaaaaagaacatcgATTGCTTGCTATTGTCACGCGTTACAAGGTTGACAGAAATGACACATGCTGGGCAACTGATTGTGTTCAGTGGAGCAGAAcaatgttttggcaaaaatccTACCAAATTCAGCTTTCGTTTGAATTAATATCGACGAAATCTTCATCTTTTCCCTCTGGGATCAAATCGCCAGTACGAAAATTTTAGTCGCCATGGCGCCTAAAGTGGTCGTAGCTTAGAAGGTTTTTAGAATACTCTATTCAACCACGCTGGGCCCGAAGATGTAACAAATCAACGTTCCTGTATATTCTGAAGAAAACTCTGTCTTCGGTAGTCTCTAAAATCGGGGAatatcggatcgaaatcggcaaAGTTCGTTGTGGGCTCGGATTgtattgttacactcactcactcagacaACCCTGATGACATTGATGACATTTCTTTGTATTGACCTAGGTTTTATGACTTCACCGActcaaactttcaaaatatctttcaGCACATCATACAGTCAAataaaagtttggttttatcaaacgggttgataaatgttgaattaccaccgtgaaagatttagaaagctaatCAGTCAAATATTTACCTGGATAAAGAAGTTCTTTGTGTTCAAAGGGCGGTGCATTCGGTGTATCTTCAGCTTTCTTGAACGCCACGTGGCGAGGTAAATCTTCGGTTCTTTTCTTCTGCACCTCTTCTATCCACTCAGAGTAAGACAATTGCTGTGCATCCATGTCGTCAAAAGCGCTGTCGTCTCCCTTTGCGTCGTTTTTTTCACCTCTGACTTCCAACGGATCTTCCAATCCAACTTCCCGGCAGTGTGTTTCTACTCCCAAGCCCCCTCTAGGGTACCCTTGGCAGATGTATTGGTACTCTTTCAGGCGCTTGGCCAGTAGCTCGTATGGCATGTGATTTATGTAGCCGCACTTTCCAAGGCCCTTAGGAACAGCGGCTGCGAGATTCCCTCCTCGTTTTTCTACCATTTTCTTCTGTGCATTCCAGAGTAGATGTGTGTCCTCCATGATTGGGTGCCATAAAGACAACTCAAGATCGCTCAGTAGCTTTAAGATACGATCCAACTCATTCTTTGATATCCATCCCTCACAAAATGAAAGGTAAGCGCCAAGACCCATCCCAGTCGCAACAGCATGACCGTGAAGCATGCCGGATGGTAGCTCGTAACCAGGGCTCCACGTGTGACCATAAGCATGAGGTCGGCACTGGTGAGTTTCCCATAAGTTGCCATATTCCGATTTTACATAACTGAGATAGGAgcaaaagaaatattaatGCATGGTGGAGGAGCACATAAATATTGCTATGTAATTTTGTCatgaggctttttcttttcaccacAAATTTACTAAGCCATCAAGTTGTTTTATTGCATGGGTGACTGTAAACAACAGCTAGACAAAGCAGGTGCAGGTTGTTGGTAAGTCAAACCAGTAAATATATGAAGGAAACGAAATCGAAATAACAAAGCAAGGATGACAGGACGGCTGTGGGGAATAAACTCCATTCAGTAAGCCACTGGCCACCCACCTTCACCAGGGAAAAGTTTAAATGAGTTTCTGTGACAGACATTATTATAAATAGCTGGTTATCTTGTCTTTTGTTTACTACTTGTCACGTATCACATCCTCCATGACGTCTGACGCTTGCGTGACAAATGTATTTCCGGTAAAAGCAAATGACTATGCAAATGTCACTTTCCTTTGTTATGTTTCGAAGATATGAATAAATTTAGTGCTTTTACCATGTTACGTTCGAGATTTTTTGTGTTAATGTATCGATCGCGATGAAATAGTTAGTGCAGAGCCTATTACTCAATGTTGCCGGACTTCTACAATACTTACTACCTGTTAAATATAATATAACGTGATCGATTGTACTTCAGTACTATTACTAAATCATGTGTAATTAACTCATCCTTGGTGAAAGTGTAAAGTCACTTTTTTATTATGACGTTGACGCaccaaaataaaactttgGATGGCATGTGGCAAATAGTTATATCAGGTGTTAATCTCTTCAGTTCAGGAGTTCATACGAACACTTCAGAGTAGAAAGATATCGCATTCCCATTCTCTAGCTCTTCGTTTGCTCTTTACGTTGTGTAATGTGCTTGAATTATTAGGGTGGTTagtgtttctttcatttcgtTAAATGCGTTTCAGTTTAGCTTAGACTGGCGTGTTGTAGATTAGGTTACGCTACAGTTAACGCGAtatgtaaaaacaaattgatttttCATCTTATCTGGTGTATGACTTCGATACGTAATTTTGAGCGCTCCATGCAAACAAACTGAATGAATGATGAATCGCCGTTGGCTAACTCTTCGTTGTCATGGCCCTATAGTACTTCAGTCTCACGATTGGATACAACAGTTCGGTAAGATCCATTTCAAACGACACTCGACACCGAAGATGGAGCGCGATGTCGGTTTCTTCATTTTGTCAGAGGTGGGAAAGTTGTTTTTCACCGTAAGACTGACACCTTCTCATGCCCCGACCGTGCACAGATTCTAGGAATAAAATCTCGGAGAGACATTTTTCTGGGTCTGGTTCGTCTGGTGTATAAAAGGCGAGCACAGACGCAGAATGAACCATCGTAGGATAAGCGTTTTACAAGACCCAATGAAGTAGACCGCATTTCGTCGAAATGCATTATGCATCTTTTCCCGTCTTCATAACCGACGAACTAAACAGACGCAAAAAAGGTCAGTCTTAAGCATAAATGCATGCGTCTCTCGACAGCCTTGATATTGGACCAATTTCATGATGAATTGATTTCAAGAAGCGTTAGCAAGGTTTTCTGTGCTAAGTATTTCATACGCACTGTCCGTCTGTTGCAAAGGTGTCATGAATGGTGTGGAATTGATTCAAAGACGGAAAAGGAAAGCACAATATCCCTTATTTCATTTCTACTTTTTTTAACTCACCCTTCTAGAGCTTTACCGATCGTCAGATCACAGAGACGCCCAAAAGCATCGCTATCTATTCCAAACTCAGGTTGCATGTCAGTGCCAAACTTGGTCCAGATGAGAGCCACTGATGCCTTTTCCAGCAACTTAAAGAGCTCTTCGTCCTTCACCACTGCCATTTTGACGATTTCAGCAATGCCGTGTCGGATCCATCCGGGATGGAGAGTGCGAAAAAACGATCTGTCAACTATTGTAAGGACCGGCGGATGATAAGCTCCGTACAGATTTTTGTAGCCAAATCCATCGCAGCATGTTCGCGGGGACGGACCGGCGTCTATTCCAGAGACTATGCTTGTACACAGCATAACGTAGGGCGTGTTACGGTGGTACAGCGCTGTGGCGAAACCAGCGATGTCGGTAATCACGCCTCCACCGACCACCAAGACTGGTTCGTTTCTGGAGACTCTGATCTCCTTAAGGGCCACAAGGATACTTTCCACTGTGCTAATATCTTTATTGGCTTCATTTCCAGGAAATATCAAGGCCTCAAACTCGATCCCATTCTTGTCAAAGTAAGTCTCAATTGCAGCACCATAGAGATGATGCACTTTATCATCGATGACCGCCACGCACCTAATAGTAAAGAATGCTAAATGAGCATCTCTAACTTTGCAACCCCCCTGAAAATTGTCTCACGAAAACGGTGATCATGACATTTTCGCCAGTATATTTGTTTCTCTAATTGCATGAATTTCATCTAAgaatatttgaaattttggcGCATATCCTCTGATATGCAAACATTTATCATAGCCCtcgttttcagtttctttttattttgccaCTTCTCGCTCAAGAGAATAATCTGCCAATGAATCTGGCCTTCTCCATAAGCCCCTGTCTTTTTACACTTTACTGATGTTTCTTTACATTAGATTGTCTTAAGTTAAACTGCACGTAAGAGATCATTTCATTAGTCGATGTATGCCTTGTGATTTACTTAGACAAGTGctaaaaggttttttttttttctgtactgATCTTCTACTTCCCAGTGCATTGGCCATTATTAAAAGCctataacatttctttttctggaTGGGGCAAATAACATCACAAGGAAagccctaaccctaaccctaaccctaaccctaaccttaaccctaaccctaaccctaaccctaaaccctaaccctaaaccctaacccttttTTAGATCCGTCTTGAGACCCTGTTCTGTGCCTCAGATCACTTAAATACATGAACTTCTCTTCTATTTGTCAAACTAACTGTACCTTCCCAAAGGATAGTAAATGTCTCTGAGCACAGTGCTTTCGGGATTCAGCACACCACTGACAATCTTGATGGTGGTTGTAAGAGTCAGGCTCATGGTACTTTCAATCAAGGATGCATCTGGCTTAGCTAGCACATATCCCTCACAGACACGGTAAATAGAAGTAGGATAAACTGCATGAGGGTCTGCCTTCTCCAGATACTCTGCATTCTCTTCATAACACGTCGGACCATCAATTTGTTTGAGAACATGGCGCACCGAGGTGGTACCCAACTTGCATTCAGTAAACTTCTTCACAACTGAGGTCCAATTCTGGGTTGCATCGGCATCGATGCTTGGGTGGGACCtgtgtttcaaaaaaaaattcaacgaGTGATGCTGTTGGATGATAGAGTAACTCACTTGGAACAACCATAAAAAGCAAGCAACGCGATAAACAAGAGGTAATGCCAGGATTGAATTTTTCAATCTGACAAAAACTGCTATAGAACGAAGCCAAATCACCAGAGTAACCGATGCTTCATCTGATGGAAAACGATAGAACCAACCACTGCATAACTCAGTGGTATCTGGTAAAAAAGTACTAATTCAATTTAAGAGTAATTTATCGGTTGGAATGTTGATTTATTTAGCTTCGCCAGTTTTGAGTCTGGCAGTGATACCGCGACAGCGTGAGCCAAGGGCGTACCCAGGGcgggtcctggggtgcccgtcACCCctccttttgcaagcctttttaaccaaacaacctagaACAgatggcgaaaatgccatgacgtttcagcttgaaaatgtccaaacaaacgagtaccctcactttgacacagtgtgaccccccctttgaaaaatcctggctacgcctatgGCGTGAGTCAATTACTGCGGCCCCCACTCCCACCTCCGTGAGAAGCGAAGACCAGCCGCAACACTAGGAACTCcttgccctactcttttcgaagagcttgtgggttcttttacgtcccgcAGAGTTGTGAACACTGATATAATTGTAATTCTGCCATGAGTATTGTCTTGTgtatttattcatttacttatccatatttttttgtcacgaCAAAACTGATTATGAATTCGTTAAAAatggaagcctgaaaaatcGAAAAGAGAGAGATTTACCTTGCTGCTAGAACTGCTAGCTGTTGCAATACCGCGACAGTCGGCTGATTGTAAAAGAATTTCAGCTGCTTGATGATTGCAAGCGACTCGAGATCACCTTTGAATGATTTTGCCAACTCTCTGGAAAATACGGCCAGACGAGATGTGCGAATCAGAAAATCACTGACGATAGGGTCGGCGAAGATTCTCCGAGCCAGTTCGGTGGGGTCCGTAACATCTGCCCGCAAATCGTCCAAAAACCTCTGCGGAAATTCCTGTAAATACTTCAAAGCATCGCCAAAGGAATCCTACAAAACAAATGATGAAGTGACTCAGGGGGGAAATGATCAGAAAATCATTCATAGTAGAAGGATCTTGGAACTTGAATAAAGCTAAAGTCCCTAATTCTCAatatttgtataggtaattacatgatttcgagtgcaatttggaataaataagcacgagtaaatttttcaaagactaacaaaattgcaaaagcccgtagggcgagtgcaatttggggtctttgaaaaatttacaagtgcttatttattccaattggacaataaaaatcatgtgatttcttattaataatatacatgaaaaaatttcgagatggctaagcagaagaaacgcacgcgtatcacgcaatcagggaaaaattgcgccatccaagGCGTgcacttgatttgaaagcaaaagatttgattggccatctgtgagtttctctgatcattgaccaatcagaatgcttggtttgttacctctttttgcactgaattaactcttttctgcactgttttaaaaaaaaaaatgcactgctcttaaccaatcagaatggagaaattttttcatgtatattattagataaaataaacaacaatcGCAGTTTTTTCCTTTCGCATGGATTCGCGTGAGTTCGGCTCCGGCAAGTACTGCGATATTTCGATTTATTTTGCTTAGCCTCACGCTTTACAAGGAAATTAACTACTATACAACATATAATTATGCGAGGACAGGTAAGTCAGATTTAAAGAATAGTTTAAAATGAACAGCAAATTTAATATAACtacaattaaaaagaaacagtTTAGATACatcagaaaaaagaaattaaactaAACGCTCATTAATTTTCAGTAGACTATTTGTTATGAATGCATGGAAAAGATATACCAGAACTACGGCCGAGCACGTCTGGAAATGGCAATTATGATACTTGAAACTAGCAAACAAACAGTTAACAACAATTAACCAATGCAGTCTGTGAAGTTTCTCTGAactatttctttcctttccgggataatgcaattttttaacagttattcACGCGTCAGCTTTCGTTAAACTTAAGTTAAAATCATATGAAGTGCTGACAATGGTTACACAGGAAAAACCTTTCACCTTggcaaacaagaaaatacaCTGACCTGAAATTCATTAGCGTTGTTATCTTGGCGATAAAACGTTATTTCTTTGGCCATAATTGACTCCTTGTGGAAGCAGTTATTTTCCGTGCTTAGGACTTTGGGAATTAAACTCATGTTGGTAGACTGGGATGACTTGTTTTCGATATCTCAATCGTATCTGGAAAATAAactaaagcaaataaaaaccGGATCCCTTCAATTAATACTTTTAAGTGCTTCCAACGgtatttttggttttcagaAACGTCATCGGTGAGTTTTCGACATGatcaaaaggagaaaaatCTTTGCATCGGAAACAAATCCCTGTGGATTAATTTGGAGAACCAACATGGCTGCACGTGAAATTTTTTGTTCCTCGTGTTTGATAACGTTGGCGCAATTTTCGGCTCTAGAGCGCAAAACGATTGTTGACTAGCGATTGATCTCTCGTCATAGCATTCCTTtggtatttgttttgtttccttagGAGCGGTTTGGTGATTTAACTATTGTGCTCTCGTAGTTCAGCAAagacaaaacaggtcattacACGTCATCGATAGGACCTAGAACGGgtacaaaatgtacaaaaatgaaaaaaactctTACAAAGCGTGGAAAGCTagtgtttttcattgtttgcgACGTTCCTGTTTTCGTCGTCGTATTTGTTGCATCAGCCCGCGTTCTTCACAAGCCGTTCTTCACATGGACCAAAGCTAGTAACATTTTGGGTCATTTTTAGCCTAAATTATCAACAAGTTAAAGTCAAACTCTTGCAACTTTGAatataaaaagcaaaaaatgcaaacaactaccaacaaaaacacagagcaacaaaaaaaaaataagaaagaagGAAACTGGTGTTTTGCTCGGAAggtttttaagaaaatttcaaaatggcgttAAGGGTTTTTTCACGATTATGCATTTAGTTCGGCTCTTGTAGAACGCGTGACAGCGTTGGCGTTTGATCAAAAATCGATCCAAGGGCAAAATGGCTAGTGTATCTGCATCTGTTATCGCGCTCATGTTGCAGATTGTAAACCGGGTGTGATTTCGGCGTGATTTTAATGGGCTTTGTCGCGGCGATATCGTAGAGTCTTCGAACTTGCTCGAAACTTGTTACAATTTGGGTAAGACAAAAATTGTATCGAGATGCTGCAACAAAATCAGGCCTTACGATTCCCTAAGAAATTAGCTACATTTGTTCACAGCTACACGTCTCTCACCTGAATTCACTCATGCCAATGTCGTAGAGGAACAGGTCGAATGCACACATATCATCTCAGTACAATTACTCCTCGTTAAAGTATAACAACTGCTAACTAAATTTCCAAATCAAAGTGCCAATCAATAAATTTTATACGTTTATCTGTCGTATAGCATACCTGAATTGCAGGTTTCAACAGAGGACGCCTCGAACCCTTTGCAAAAGATTCAAATGTTGATTGAATTCAATTCAAGTTACCTTGAATTTTCTTATTGACTCGAGTGCTCGGTTCTACTGACTCCCgcttttgcaaaaaaacaaggagccaacaaatgacCCGATCTTGGTTTCTCCTCTTGAGATGATTTGATCTATTCTAAGTTAATAAAGGTCAACCAATCATCATTTTAAGATTGAAGTTGGATTCTGTTCACtcctgaaatttaaatttcttgtAATTTCAATGACCACACCCATGAATATCATTGGTTTTCACATCACGTCACGGCAGCCAAGTTGCTATCTCTGAAGTAATCCTCAGGGAATAACTCTcatgcaaaaataaattttgtccATTGATCACATGTATAAAAACTGAATATGTTGCAGAAGACTGGTTAATTGAAATTTGTTAGCGATGGAGATCACCTCTAGAAATTACAGCTCAGCGTCCGCAGACGACGCAGTCGAGCGAAAAGCCAAGAGAGGAATGAAGAGGGGACATTACTCgaagaaaagaagcaaaacaatagaatTAAGAGCAACTATGGCAGGCAAAATGAAGAGGTCGAAATACCAATTCGATTTCTCGTGGCAGCCTCTCTTCGGTTTCAAGAATTCTAGTCTAGCCTTAATTGTGTCTCCAGATATAGGAAATCAAGCCTTTGCGCGAGTGTGCGGTTGTTATCTATGTATGCACATCGTATTTGCAGGCAACCTCTCACAATTCAAATGAGTTGGCAGTTGATCAGATGATCAAATCATCTGATCATGAAATCCAAGTTAAATTCATCAATTATTCCTCAGCAAGAGCGTGTTATGAGTTGCCGCTCTCTAAAGGATGGAATCTAGAGTTTCCTATGCTTTTGTCATCCCTTTTTTTATTCGAGATGAGTTTTCCTGACCTTGGGGATATAAACTCAATGTACccgttttctttctttctgagTTACCATTGGTAACTGAGCCGatattaatgaatttcaaataaGTACTTACATAACAGTTTGTAGATGAGAAACAAAGAATGATAGCAGCGCTATTAACCGAAATGAATATAATTGCCTAAATGTCGCTCATTTTTGAGGCTCTagtttgaaaggaaaaaagagagaggaaAGGGTTGACCAATTCTCAGTTGAAACAAATGCTGGCTTATTTTTCAACTCACAACTTCACTGTCTATCGCTCACTTGAAAGATACAGAAAGCATTGACCAATCGATTGGTGGAAACGCACAGTTGGTTTCCTTACAGATTCCTTGGTTTAAAGTCATTCAAACATATGATTATCAGAAAGACACAAGCAACTACAAAAAACTAACTAGAAATCGAAAGTCTTAATTTTGAACCAGTGAATGTATTTCTGGCGACTCTGCTCCATTGTTCAAGCATGGAGAATTTGTGTTTTGAAGGGATAAATAGTTCGATGTCACTTGAATATCGCAGGTGATCGGAGGACACGCGAGGCGAGAGAAGCGCGTGTAAgttttggcctttttttgcattttccgCTCTTTTGTCTCTCGCATCCGAGACAACTC
This window harbors:
- the LOC141860829 gene encoding uncharacterized protein LOC141860829, with translation MSLIPKVLSTENNCFHKESIMAKEITFYRQDNNANEFQDSFGDALKYLQEFPQRFLDDLRADVTDPTELARRIFADPIVSDFLIRTSRLAVFSRELAKSFKGDLESLAIIKQLKFFYNQPTVAVLQQLAVLAARSHPSIDADATQNWTSVVKKFTECKLGTTSVRHVLKQIDGPTCYEENAEYLEKADPHAVYPTSIYRVCEGYVLAKPDASLIESTMSLTLTTTIKIVSGVLNPESTVLRDIYYPLGRCVAVIDDKVHHLYGAAIETYFDKNGIEFEALIFPGNEANKDISTVESILVALKEIRVSRNEPVLVVGGGVITDIAGFATALYHRNTPYVMLCTSIVSGIDAGPSPRTCCDGFGYKNLYGAYHPPVLTIVDRSFFRTLHPGWIRHGIAEIVKMAVVKDEELFKLLEKASVALIWTKFGTDMQPEFGIDSDAFGRLCDLTIGKALEGYVKSEYGNLWETHQCRPHAYGHTWSPGYELPSGMLHGHAVATGMGLGAYLSFCEGWISKNELDRILKLLSDLELSLWHPIMEDTHLLWNAQKKMVEKRGGNLAAAVPKGLGKCGYINHMPYELLAKRLKEYQYICQGYPRGGLGVETHCREVGLEDPLEVRGEKNDAKGDDSAFDDMDAQQLSYSEWIEEVQKKRTEDLPRHVAFKKAEDTPNAPPFEHKELLYPGVEDYAMTMTQVPSADIQNIARVTEEKELFMPCMVGQLEAQFLKMMAQLSNAIRVLDVGTFTGMSAMAFAEGLPVSGEVVTIEFDSKTASVADQLFRASSQSHKLAIKVGDAVSVMGELKRAGDKFDIVFLDASKEQYIHYYKLAMEMLTPKGFIMADNSMCALLFDEGDTRRKALHEFNQSVKNDPRVEQLILPIREGVSIIRPKASQ